Proteins co-encoded in one Halorussus lipolyticus genomic window:
- a CDS encoding ATP-binding protein yields MTWNTVETLTDLDPRENTGTYLGTSRHTDAQSIRRKFGIPELDVDQFDYPSVIPGCLCKAADNSAYSPGGGTDALIEGPMGAGKSTFLKAIGAHLMDSVGPYPSEAVVWRASESRSEWISFAPWAKVCLPASCEVEAMVVSTTEGDAYRREVPLEDVVREVVYYDDPMDLCQNHLESGKFHVVYPDPQMTGCQELYERSPKRKDGLEFTPNDPVNHWWVGFLLARVEHGPYIWTSLLSDEIGDVIPQSASKDKFASYQKVELYRDLFIDSRKYKLSVYHAGQNAEDAHEKVKRKHRWRVTLNGRANPTRASQVVGVNRVPMYKDLTSDMPTGRGLFWTETNFAAFAWPNIPKPTEEELRVHLTPKVPSDPADAGESADSEGVVSL; encoded by the coding sequence ATGACGTGGAACACAGTAGAGACGCTGACGGACCTCGACCCGCGAGAGAACACCGGGACTTACCTCGGTACCTCGCGGCACACGGACGCACAGTCTATCAGACGCAAGTTCGGCATACCCGAACTCGACGTGGACCAGTTCGACTACCCGTCGGTGATTCCGGGGTGTCTGTGCAAGGCGGCGGACAACAGCGCCTACTCGCCCGGCGGCGGCACGGACGCCCTCATCGAGGGGCCGATGGGCGCGGGGAAATCGACGTTCCTGAAGGCTATCGGCGCGCACCTCATGGACTCGGTTGGACCGTACCCGTCCGAGGCGGTCGTCTGGCGGGCCAGCGAGTCCCGGAGCGAGTGGATTAGCTTCGCGCCGTGGGCAAAGGTCTGTCTTCCGGCGAGTTGCGAGGTCGAGGCGATGGTCGTCTCGACTACCGAGGGCGACGCCTACCGACGAGAAGTTCCGCTGGAGGACGTGGTACGCGAGGTCGTCTACTACGACGACCCGATGGACCTCTGCCAGAACCATCTGGAGTCCGGGAAGTTCCACGTGGTCTACCCGGACCCGCAGATGACCGGGTGTCAGGAACTCTACGAACGCTCGCCGAAGCGCAAGGATGGGTTGGAGTTCACTCCGAACGACCCGGTGAACCACTGGTGGGTCGGGTTCCTCCTCGCGCGCGTCGAACACGGCCCGTACATCTGGACCTCGCTTCTCTCCGACGAGATCGGCGACGTGATTCCCCAGTCGGCGAGCAAGGACAAGTTCGCCAGCTACCAGAAGGTCGAACTCTACCGCGACCTGTTCATCGACTCGCGGAAGTACAAGCTCAGCGTCTACCACGCGGGCCAGAACGCGGAGGACGCCCACGAGAAGGTGAAGCGAAAGCACCGCTGGCGGGTGACGCTGAACGGTCGAGCGAACCCGACGCGCGCCTCGCAGGTTGTCGGCGTCAACCGCGTGCCGATGTACAAGGACCTCACCAGCGACATGCCGACGGGCCGCGGTCTCTTTTGGACCGAGACGAACTTCGCGGCGTTCGCGTGGCCGAACATCCCGAAACCGACCGAGGAGGAACTGCGCGTTCATCTGACGCCGAAAGTGCCCTCGGACCCAGCGGATGCCGGGGAGTCTGCCGACTCGGAGGGGGTGGTCTCGCTATGA